In Saccharomyces paradoxus chromosome IV, complete sequence, the DNA window GTCAATAATCAGCACGGGTTTTCGTATCCAGATTACCGCCGCATTACATCCATCTTCAACGAGCACTGTGGCCGGACTTTGAAGGTGAATATATGGTCAGCCAAAGGTGGCACGTTCAGAGACGAGTATGTCAATGTGATATCGAAGGATAGCAACGATTTGGACGATGTTTCTCTGAATCACGACGAAAGGAGGCCATCCAGTGGAGAAGCACACCAATTCCAAGCGCTCGGGTTTAAAGTTCAATGGACCCCTTTGATAGCTTCCACTTTCACCTACCATATTTTGAACGTAAACATCCCAGACGGACCCGCTCAATTGGCTGGGCTCATCCCAGATGAAGACTATATCATCGGCTGTCAAGATGGTCTGTTGGCCACGGGAGGAGAGACGCTTTTGCAAGATATTGTTAGATCAAGAGCAAATTACGATCTGGTCCTTTATGTCTACAACAAAGTATCCGACTGCGTGAGGCCTATCACGGTGCACATAGGCCCCGACGGTAGGCTGGGTTGCAATGTTGGCTACGGATTCCTTCACAGAATTCCTACGGTGAAACAGCGGTCACAACAAGgacagcagcaacagcaagaAGATGACTCAGTTCCCTTTTCAGCAGAATCTGAGACAGCCTTTGTCCCATCAGCATTTACGGCTCCACCGGTGCcaacgaagaagaaatccaaaaataaaaagggTAGTCAGCCATTGGCAATGGATGACTATTTTAATGAAGGCAGAGACAAGTCGTCCGCTGCTGCAAAATTAGCAGAATCGGATGTCACCGCTCCACCGCCACAAAAACAGCCATCATCTAATTAATGTTCCCAGTTagtttttggttttgttCGATAGCAAACTTAAATatgtatttatataattgCTTTCCCTTTAAAACACGTAAACGATAGTTGGTAATGTACGAAAAATACcgagaaatttttttttaaaggcACGCGTGTCCTTTTGTTAAAACAATAGATATTTTAGCGTCCAGGAAGTTTCAATTTCCCACACTTGATATAGAAAGTATATGGCTATCTCTTCCCCTTTTCAAAGGCACGCACAACAAGCCCCCACTCATATAGTACCATGAAAGTGACCACAGGATTTATCTTTGCGATAGTCTCGTTTTGCCTGTTTACTTCTTTCACGCTGGCTGAAAACAGTGCAATAGCTACGCCAGGGTCAGATTTACTCGTTCTAACggagaaaaaatttaaatcGTTCATCGAATCTCATCCTTTAGTCCTTGTCGAATTTTTTGCTCCATGGTGTTTGCATTCTCAGATCTTACGGCCCCATTTGGAAGAAGCCGCCTCCATTTTAAAGGAACATAACGTCCCGGTTGTCCAAATTGATTGTGAGGCTAACAATTTGGTTTGCCTGCAACAAACCATAAATACTTACCCAActctgaaaattttcaaaaatggtcGTATTTTTGATGGTCAAGTCTATCGTGGTGTCAAGATCACCGATGAAATCACCCAGTACATGATTCAATTATGTGAGGCTTCCGTCATTTATTTGGATTCTGAGGATGAAATTCAACCATACCTGGAAAATGCGACTTTACCGGTGGTTATAAACAGAGGCTTAACAGGGTTGAATGAAACGTATCAGGAAGTCGCGCTGGATCTTGCTGAGGATTACGTCTTTTTATCTCTTCTAGATTCGAAGGATAAATCACTGTCAATTCGCTTACCAAATACCACCGAACCAATTCTGTTCGGTGGGAATGTAGATTCTTTAGTCGGAAATTCCGTTGCTTTAACTCAATGGTTAAAAGTGGTGATTTTACCTTACTTCACCGACATCGAACCTGATCTCTTCCCAAAGTACATTTCTAGTAATTTGCCGTTGGCTTACTTCTTCTATACctccaaaaaagaattagATGATTACACTGATCTTTTTACACAATTAGGTAAGGAAAATCGTGGCCACATAAACTTTATTGCATTAAATTCTACAATGTTCCCACATCACGTTAGATTCCTCAATATGAGAGAACAGTTCCCATTATTTGCTATCCATAATATGATCAACAATCTAAAATATGGTTTACCACAACTACCAGAGGAAGAGTATTTGGAACTGAAAGAACCACAACCACTAGACAGAGATATGATCGTTCAGTTGGTAAAAGAGTACCGCGAAGGTACTGCCAAGCCGATTGTTAAGTCAGAAGAGATTCCAAAAGTACAAAACTCCAATGTTTATAAAATAGTTGGGAAGACACATGACGACATTGTCCACGATGACGAAAGAGATGTCCTTGTCAAGTATTACGCGACATGGTGTATCCACAGTAAGAGATTTGCGCCTATTTATGAAGAGATTGCAGATGTCTTAGCATCAAATGAATCTGTTCGCGATAAAATCTTGATCGCCGAAGTAGATTCCGGTGCAAATGATATCTTAAGTTTTCCTGTGACAGGATATCCAACAATTGCTTTGTATCCTGCAGGCAATAACTCTAAGCCTATTATCTTCGATAAAATTAGAAATTTGGAAGACGTGTTCGAATTTATTAAAGAATCAGGTACGCATCATATTGACGGCCAAGCAATTTATAATGAACTGCACAAAACTAAGGATTACAAAGTGTCTACAGAGGACACCGTGCATGATGAATTATAATCAATAAATAACGCATATATAACGCACGTCTTTAACATCTGATTACTCAAATCATTTTTGGCAGAGAATACTAACTATTTGGAAATAGTGGTAGTATAATCAGTGCTCTTATGTGTTACCCGTTCATTCacttcaaaagattttgtCTTACTGCCAGCGCATACGCAAGTAAAGGTTTGTTTTATATGAGACGCATTAGCATAACCTAAGAAGGAGACAAAAAGAGGTACTTTCAATTTCTCTTTCGGTTACGTTTTAGTCCACACTAATCGAGTCCCGATGCTGTTTAATATTtaccttttctttacttttttttctaccaTTCTTGCGGGTTCTCTATCAGATTTGGAAATTGGTATTACCAAGAGAATACCAGTAGAGGAGTGCTCAGTTAAGGCAATGCCAGGCGATAGAGTCGAAGTTCATTACACGGGTTCTTTATTGGAATCGGGAACCGTCTTTGACTCAAGTTATTCAAGAGGCTCTCCCATCGCTTTTGAGCTAGGCGTCGGCAGAGTAATTAAAGGTTGGGATCAAGGTGTCGCTGGTATGTGCATTGgcgaaaaaagaaagctgCAAATTCCGAGTTCTTTGGCCTATGGGGAAAGAGGTATCCCAGGCGTCATCCCTCCAAGCGCTGATTTGGTGTTCGATGTCGAATTAGTGAATGTGAAATCAGCCGCCTAGATGAATTGACATCCAGGCACATATCTGTAACAACAGGCGCGGAGTATGTATGTGAgaagcttttttttgtagtaAAAATATATCCATATAAAGAGATGCAAGCCATCATGTTAGGCGTTATCGTGTACTTTTGTTACACctgaataaaataaaaagtctCTAACTATGATATATTACTATAATAAATGTTATTCAATTCTAGCTTGGGTATGAAAGAATTTCCTTAGTAAAATCGTTCAAGTGGTTTGTTCGGTCTTCTTATTGCTACTGAAcattttttgagaatttGGTTTTAGACTATCAAAAAAGTCTTGGAAAAAGTCTTCAAAGGAATTGAATTGGTCGACGTCAGGAATCATGAAGTGGCTACTAGATAAGCTCTCATGTAAAGCAGCACTATTAGTGTGTGAAGTAGCGGGTTTTACGGCGTGCAAATTTTCTGCTCCCATGCTGTTACTGGCACTAGACAAAATTGTATCATTATCGCCATTCTCTTTTGGGAGATTACCAAAGTTGATACGAGTTTTACTAGTATCAATGATAGattttataatttttccGACATTATCAGTAGcttcattcattttttcccCTATAGTACTCAAATGCCAATACACTTTTGTACAAAGACTTAAAACGTGTTGATGTTCAGAAGAGTCGAACCAATAAAGATAGTCGCAAAGGGTTAAACAGGCGTAAACCAGTTGATGGCAAGTAAAAATAGGAGCACCCCTTATTAATGTTGGCGGTAGTCTTAAAAATCCTTTCAACAGCGAAAATGAATGTTCTTTCATCGTATTGAGAATCAGTTTCAGAAACCCTTGGTTGCTTCTTAGGGTGGAAGGAAATTCTGTGATAAAAGTACGACATATCATGATATGATAAAaatcaaacgtaaacaataGGACGCCCGCACCATCCTTTGCTAAGAGCTCTTCCCAGTTTTTCAGCCAATAATTTAGCTCTGGAAAAACGAAGACAAGGGTATTCGTGTTATCTCCATGCCTGTCATTATTAAACTCATTCAAATACTGTGtaaaataatttttaaGGTTCATGAAGATTCCGTTTACAATGTCACCTAAGTTTATCTCGCTGATTTTAATGTCATCACCAAAATTCGCCTGAGGAAATTTGGCCACAAGCTTATTAAATTCTTTAAGCATGTCATCCTGCTCCCTAATATCGCCATAACTAATAGAATATTCTAAATAGCAGGCGGTTAAAGAGTTTAAAATTCTTAGGTGATAAAGATCTTCGGGGTTATATACTTCTTTCACCAAAACCCTGTCCTTTATCTGATAAAAATCTATTACATGTAACAAACTATTGAGCGCAAAATTGCTTAGTACCAGAGAATTAAATTTCAGTTGCCTATATCTCTTCGCCTTTCGCGAAATATGGAACATACAGCAGTATAAAATAGCCTCAATATCAAACGCTGTTAACTTTTCAAACATGGTTAGAGTATTAGTTAATAACCTCTCCACCAAGGGATACAATATTTCTTGTTCCGCAGCATATTTATCATTGTCAGCAAAACTCATAGCGATAATAGTAAATACACTTGTAATGAATAGGTGAGAATGTGCATATTCCAcatctatttcttttctcccGCCTGGAATAATCCAGAAATGCGATCTTACCAGAAATTCTTTCGCAAGTTTATGACATAATTCTTGATTATTCTCATAAAAATGGAGAAAGTTCACTCTTGCAACGGCATATGGCCTTTGCTGCCCAGCTAGCTTCGCAGCTTTAGATGTGGCCTTCGATGGAAATAACCTCTCATCAATATCATGTAGCAATTTCAAAGGAGATTCCTTCAACTTGAATccattcaagaaaagattttccTTGATATACTCCCCTGTTTTCCTTACTGTCTTTGCGCTCGAAGTCATAGAGCTATCATATGTGTTACTCGAGCTGAACTCCACGTTCTGAACATCATTTCTTGGGTCTTTGGTATTGCCGTTATCCGAGAGCTTTGCTGTGGTAATTATCAAGTCCATTTTCTGGTGTAGAGATTTTAAGTAATCTTCTAATGATGAAAGCCTTTTATTGATCATGCAACTATCAATAGTGGCCATTTCGTTCTTTCCAACACTATTTTGACTTTCGCTTGAAGCATCCGCACTCAAATGGGGGAACGAACTAAGGTTAGGATTAATCGAGTTAATCTTCTTCAGTAGACCATCTTCACGTAGTgtatttaaaatttcatcgtCTTTATTTCTAGCTAAGGAGCAATCAAGTTGTAGAACGTTACATCTATAACATTTTCCAACGAAAGGCTCAAAGTCGCACCTTGTCTTGACCCTCCTGCAGGTATCACAACTAAaagttttccttttctttctggGTTTTTTGTTGCCATTATTCTTGTGACTGTTTGCTTCACTACCTTCATTTGCTCCAGCACTATCCTCTGGATGATTGATTATGGATCTGATACTATTTCGTATCCTACCAGAGCCGGAATTACACCCACTAGTCATCGGCAAACCATCTGGTCTGGGGTTCGCTGAGGCACTTGAGTTTATATCCATTTTCCTAATATTCAGCAAGccaaaagaatataaactACTGGCTGAGAAAAATACGGTGAAAGTGACAgggtgaaaaaaagagtgGTTTTCCCTTAAGGAGGAGCCATATCAGgacattcttttttaactAAACCGTTTATTTAATAAGcttatttttgttaaaaTGATCTACCATCataattattcaaaaactgTCAGGAATTTAAGAAGGGTAACTGAATTGACAGTTATAGCGGTGCCCAAAATAATGTGAATACCCGTTGCTAAAAAAGCCTATACTATGCTCTAGCTGAAGattattaaaagaaaaaatctcTACTGCAAATATATCTCTTATAAGAACTAAATAAAATGGCTAGTATTTAAGTTAATCATCGGGCTTAGAAAACTATTGCGAACAATATTGTTAAAACAGTATAAATCGATGTTTTGAACGCATCAATAAAGGTGTTTTTCGGAGCACTATTTTCCATCTTCTTTGAACTTCCTTGACTTTTAGCaccattttttcctttttccttttttccaTCATTATTATCTGTTTCTTGTTTCCCTAGTACGTTTCCCTCTTCATCAACATTTAGCATTTTGCTTTTCATGCCAGATGTGCATTCGATTTTACCGCCTCTTATGATTGAACGGCCGTTTTTTGGTGTTGTAAATTCTTCACAGTTTAATTCATCAGATGAACTTTTGATATAAGCACTACCTTTTACCAACTTTAGTTCTGGGAggtcaattttttcaaagctACCTTCAAAATAGATTGCACCACCAATTTGCCTCAACTTGgggaaaaaatcaattttaGCAAGCTCTGTATTGTTAGCAATCATCAAGCCCCCTTGAA includes these proteins:
- the EUG1 gene encoding protein disulfide isomerase EUG1 (Protein disulfide isomerase of the endoplasmic reticulum lumen~similar to YDR518W) — encoded protein: MKVTTGFIFAIVSFCLFTSFTLAENSAIATPGSDLLVLTEKKFKSFIESHPLVLVEFFAPWCLHSQILRPHLEEAASILKEHNVPVVQIDCEANNLVCLQQTINTYPTLKIFKNGRIFDGQVYRGVKITDEITQYMIQLCEASVIYLDSEDEIQPYLENATLPVVINRGLTGLNETYQEVALDLAEDYVFLSLLDSKDKSLSIRLPNTTEPILFGGNVDSLVGNSVALTQWLKVVILPYFTDIEPDLFPKYISSNLPLAYFFYTSKKELDDYTDLFTQLGKENRGHINFIALNSTMFPHHVRFLNMREQFPLFAIHNMINNLKYGLPQLPEEEYLELKEPQPLDRDMIVQLVKEYREGTAKPIVKSEEIPKVQNSNVYKIVGKTHDDIVHDDERDVLVKYYATWCIHSKRFAPIYEEIADVLASNESVRDKILIAEVDSGANDILSFPVTGYPTIALYPAGNNSKPIIFDKIRNLEDVFEFIKESGTHHIDGQAIYNELHKTKDYKVSTEDTVHDEL
- the URC2 gene encoding Urc2p (Zn(II)2Cys6 motif containing transcription factor~similar to YDR520C), giving the protein MDINSSASANPRPDGLPMTSGCNSGSGRIRNSIRSIINHPEDSAGANEGSEANSHKNNGNKKPRKKRKTFSCDTCRRVKTRCDFEPFVGKCYRCNVLQLDCSLARNKDDEILNTLREDGLLKKINSINPNLSSFPHLSADASSESQNSVGKNEMATIDSCMINKRLSSLEDYLKSLHQKMDLIITTAKLSDNGNTKDPRNDVQNVEFSSSNTYDSSMTSSAKTVRKTGEYIKENLFLNGFKLKESPLKLLHDIDERLFPSKATSKAAKLAGQQRPYAVARVNFLHFYENNQELCHKLAKEFLVRSHFWIIPGGRKEIDVEYAHSHLFITSVFTIIAMSFADNDKYAAEQEILYPLVERLLTNTLTMFEKLTAFDIEAILYCCMFHISRKAKRYRQLKFNSLVLSNFALNSLLHVIDFYQIKDRVLVKEVYNPEDLYHLRILNSLTACYLEYSISYGDIREQDDMLKEFNKLVAKFPQANFGDDIKISEINLGDIVNGIFMNLKNYFTQYLNEFNNDRHGDNTNTLVFVFPELNYWLKNWEELLAKDGAGVLLFTFDFYHIMICRTFITEFPSTLRSNQGFLKLILNTMKEHSFSLLKGFLRLPPTLIRGAPIFTCHQLVYACLTLCDYLYWFDSSEHQHVLSLCTKVYWHLSTIGEKMNEATDNVGKIIKSIIDTSKTRINFGNLPKENGDNDTILSSASNSMGAENLHAVKPATSHTNSAALHESLSSSHFMIPDVDQFNSFEDFFQDFFDSLKPNSQKMFSSNKKTEQTT
- the FPR2 gene encoding peptidylprolyl isomerase family protein FPR2 (Membrane-bound peptidyl-prolyl cis-trans isomerase (PPIase)~similar to YDR519W), translated to MLFNIYLFFTFFSTILAGSLSDLEIGITKRIPVEECSVKAMPGDRVEVHYTGSLLESGTVFDSSYSRGSPIAFELGVGRVIKGWDQGVAGMCIGEKRKLQIPSSLAYGERGIPGVIPPSADLVFDVELVNVKSAA
- the GRH1 gene encoding Grh1p (Acetylated cis-Golgi protein, involved in ER to Golgi transport~similar to YDR517W); amino-acid sequence: MFRIAKNLVRTFEQSVQDTLALSQDSGSLDAFFQSIPPNLLSAQLESPVDAVSEGVKHTNVNETLSGLRIVWVDEMQFQLQSFFDYIVGFNDDPVPVVNNQHGFSYPDYRRITSIFNEHCGRTLKVNIWSAKGGTFRDEYVNVISKDSNDLDDVSLNHDERRPSSGEAHQFQALGFKVQWTPLIASTFTYHILNVNIPDGPAQLAGLIPDEDYIIGCQDGLLATGGETLLQDIVRSRANYDLVLYVYNKVSDCVRPITVHIGPDGRLGCNVGYGFLHRIPTVKQRSQQGQQQQQEDDSVPFSAESETAFVPSAFTAPPVPTKKKSKNKKGSQPLAMDDYFNEGRDKSSAAAKLAESDVTAPPPQKQPSSN